Below is a genomic region from Sphingomonas sp. SORGH_AS_0950.
ATGCTCGCTGCCGATCAAGAAAGCTGTCGCACGGTCCGAAACGCCCGCCCCGTTCGATCAACTCGGCGAACGCTGCGCGCACTTCTGCGATCAACGTCGGGTTCAAATCGGTTTCGCTACCCCAGACTGGAGTAGTATTGAGATCTATTGGGTAGACATTTCCCTGGTCATCTAAGACAAGGTCCAGCGCTGCGAAGTCGACGCGTAGCTCGCTCGCCAAGCGATGTGAAATCGCTAAAGCGTTGTCAGGTGCTAGGGGGAGCTGGCTCGCGTCCTGCGTCGATTGCAGCCCGCAACATAGACGCTGGTCCATTTCTTTGACCAGCCGGTCCGAGTGTGATGTGGCGACTGCAACGTAGTCGCCAACGACGTATGATCGTTGAAACGTGCCCGTGACGTTACCGATGTAGCGTTCGACTGTGATCCGACTGTCGTGCCAGTATTCTTGCGGCAGGTCTTTGCGTGCAAATTGATGGACCCGCTCGGGATAAGGCCACAGCGGGGGAACCATGTCTTGCGTCAATTCGGCGGGTAACAGCCTTTCGTAGCGTCCATAGTGGTTAGCGCGAGCCTTTACGACCAGCAGCTCGTCAGGATCGCCGTCGGGGCCAGTGCGGACGATGGGGAGCCCGGCTGCGGCACAAGCGGCCTGCAGCGCCCATTTATCGATACTTTCGAAGTATCCGTTCAATACCGGGCGACCTCTGGCTTCCAAGTCCGCTCGCCACTGAACGAAATTTGGAAAGGCTGCTGCTGGGCGGCTCAGATTAACGTGGATCATTGCCGCTTCGACATCAGAGTCGGCCATTCTCAGTTCGCTTCCCGGCTCGACCGTGATGGCTTTCGCATTGGGAACTGCGTGGGTGATCAAAAATCTGTCCCAGGCGTTCCATTCGAATACGGTCAGTTGCGTCATGCCAGCGGAACCCCAGCCGCGCGGCGCTCTCACGGCTCGCGCAAATTAATCCACTACACTCATCGCCTATGTGAGCGGAAATGACAAGAAAAATTGAAGTTGCTATTACTTGATGCAACGACCGATTCAGGACCCCAAAGAAACTGATTAGGGCACCCCGCGTGAAAATTTGGAAACTACATGCGCTCGGCAATCATTTTGTTTTCGTTCAACACCTTGACGGGTTGAATTATCCTGAGCTGGCTCGCCTTCTTAGCCGTACCGCCGTCTCTGTCGGTTCCGATGGCCTGCTTATGATCGATTGCGCTGTGAAGCCCCCTCGGGTGCGCATGTGGAACCCCGACGGGTCGGAAGACTTCTGCGGGAACGGCATGTGCTGTGCGGTGCATCTGCTAGACCGGCTCGGATTTGGACCGGTATCGAAGATTGACACGCCATACGCTGCTGTGCCTGTGCGCATAGAGCAGATTGACCGAGCGCAGTCGCAAGTCACGATCGAGATCGGCAAAGGTATCTTCGATCCAATACAAATCCCCTTGGCGGTATCGTATGCAACGCCCAACTCGTTCGGTTTCGACGTTTCAGTCGCTGGCGAGACGCTGCAGCTCGTTCCGTTGAACAACGGTAATATGCACAGCGTGATTTTCATCAACGAGCTTCCAGAAGACGACGCATTCTTCCGGTTTAGTCCGCTGATCGAAAATCATCCACTGTTTCCGGCACGGACTAATGTACTCTGGTGCGTTGTCCGGGACGGTGAGATATATATGCGAATTTGGGAAAGGGCAGTTGGCGAAACATTAGCATGCGGGACCGGATCGGCGGCGGCCGTCGTGGCCAGCGCACGTGCAGGCATTCCGCTCCCGGAATCGGTGCAGGTAATTATGCGCGGCGGACGAGCAGCCGTGTCACTGAAACCAAACACCGTTGCTTTGACGACCCGCGTTAAACTCGTTTTCGAAGGCGAACTGATCCAAGATATTTCGACAGCATTGGTGGCCCCCCGCCGTCCAGCAATCATGTAGCTTCGGGCCGGTCCATGCGTCGCCAAAGCCCAACCATCAATATTTGTTGAGGCAGTCGGCTTTGCCCGACCGTGAACGGGCTGCTTATGAAGGCATGGCTTCGCACAGAAGTGAGTTCCGTCGCGATGGTCTTAATCAATTTCGCCTTTGAGGCTGCCATCGTCGCACAGGTCCGCTTAGCCGTTGCCCTTGACGTGGTCGCACGCCAGCATCTACCGGACGCGCGGTACGGCAAGATCGATGTTGTTGCCCCCTAAATGGCTGACAGGGCCTCGCGTGTTGTCGCGATGAACTCGCGGGGTGACCTGTAGCCGAGGGCGCGGTGTGGATGCACCTCATTATAGTGGTCGAGCCAAGCTGGCAGCTGCGCGATGACGGTCTGCGCGTCGGGCTTGGGGTTCACGCGGACGTAATCGCGCTTGAGGGTGCGGACGAACGCCTCGGCCATGCCGTTGGACTGCGGGCTGCTGACCGGGGTGGTGCGCGGCACCAGCCCGATGTCGCGAGCAAAGGTGCGGGTGTCGCGGGCGGTATAGCAGCTGCCGTTATCCGTCAGCCACTCGATTGGCTGGGGTACGCGGTTCACCCGACCGTAGCGGTGCTCGACGGTGGCGACCATCAGGTCCTGCACATCCTCGGCGGTGATGCCGCTCGTGGTTGCCACATGCCCCATTGCCTCGCGGTCGCAGCAGTCGAGCGCGAACGCGACGCGCACCTTCTCGCCGTTGTCACAGGCGATCTCCAGCCCGTCGGAGCACCAGCGAGTGTTGCGCTGGTCGACGGCGACACGGCCGTCGTGACGGCGCTCCTCGTGCCGTCCGCCGCCTCTTTGGAGCAGCAGTCCATGCACCTTCATGACGCGGTAGACGCGCTTGGGATTGGGAGCAGCGCGACCGGTCTGCTCGGCTTGGCGGCGCAGCAGGGCATGGACGCGGCGATAACCGTAGGTGGGCAGATCGGCGACAAGCGCCCGGATGTCGGCGACTAGGTCGGCGTCCGGCAATGGTGGCCGTCCGCGCGGTCGTGGCGGTGGTCGGTTGCGCATCGCAGACAGATGCGGGCGGGCGACGCTGAGCGCATCGGCTACCGCGGTCACAGAATGTCCCCGGGCAGCGAGGTCGAGCGCAAGAGCAGTTTTTTTGGGCCTGCGGCCCGGGAC
It encodes:
- the dapF gene encoding diaminopimelate epimerase, whose amino-acid sequence is MKIWKLHALGNHFVFVQHLDGLNYPELARLLSRTAVSVGSDGLLMIDCAVKPPRVRMWNPDGSEDFCGNGMCCAVHLLDRLGFGPVSKIDTPYAAVPVRIEQIDRAQSQVTIEIGKGIFDPIQIPLAVSYATPNSFGFDVSVAGETLQLVPLNNGNMHSVIFINELPEDDAFFRFSPLIENHPLFPARTNVLWCVVRDGEIYMRIWERAVGETLACGTGSAAAVVASARAGIPLPESVQVIMRGGRAAVSLKPNTVALTTRVKLVFEGELIQDISTALVAPRRPAIM
- a CDS encoding IS3 family transposase (programmed frameshift) gives rise to the protein MTDGTTRRYNDGEVLSGVQRRRRWTPEEKVRIVEETYLPGMSVSLVARQHGISGSQVFTWRRLMNQGALTAAAAGEEVVPASEYRALEAQVRELQRLLGKKAMENELLREAVSRARPKKTALALDLAARGHSVTAVADALSVARPHLSAMRNRPPPRPRGRPPLPDADLVADIRALVADLPTYGYRRVHALLRRQAEQTGRAAPNPKRVYRVMKVHGLLLQRGGGRHEERRHDGRVAVDQRNTRWCSDGLEIACDNGEKVRVAFALDCCDREAMGHVATTSGITAEDVQDLMVATVEHRYGRVNRVPQPIEWLTDNGSCYTARDTRTFARDIGLVPRTTPVSSPQSNGMAEAFVRTLKRDYVRVNPKPDAQTVIAQLPAWLDHYNEVHPHRALGYRSPREFIATTREALSAI